A genomic region of Lagenorhynchus albirostris chromosome 18, mLagAlb1.1, whole genome shotgun sequence contains the following coding sequences:
- the STOML3 gene encoding stomatin-like protein 3, whose protein sequence is MDPGASSPEKQDKENLVGIKSKGLGVCGWILFLFSFLSMVITFPISIWMCLKIIKEYERAVVFRPGRIQADKAKGPGLILVLPCIDMFVKVDLRTVTCNIPPREILTRDSETTQVDGVVYSRIYSAVSAVANVSDVQQATFLLAQTTLRNVSGTQTLSQILAGREEMAHSIQILLDDATKLRGTQVAQVEIKDGRIPGQLQRSMAAEAKATQEARARVLAAEGEMNASKALKSAAMVLAESPIALQLCYLQTLTTVTTEKNSTIVSSAHECTRGHWWHQLQ, encoded by the exons ATGGATCCTGGGGCATCCTCCCCAGAGAAACAGGATAAAGAGAATTTAGTGG GCATCAAGAGTAAAGGGCTTGGTGTATGTGGCTGgatcctgtttttgttttctttcctgtcgATGGTCATTACCTTCCCTATCTCCATATGGATGTGCTTGAAG ATTATTAAGGAGTACGAACGCGCTGTTGTATTCCGACCGGGACGCATCCAAGCTGACAAAGCCAAAGGGCCAG GTTTGATCCTGGTCCTGCCTTGCATAGACATGTTTGTCAAAGTTGATCTCCGGACCGTTACGTGCAACATCCCTCCACGGGAG ATCCTCACCAGAGACTCTGAGACCACTCAAGTGGATGGAGTGGTCTATTCCAGAATCTACAGTGCCGTCTCGGCAGTGGCTAATGTCAGCGATGTCCAGCAAGCCACATTTCTGCTGGCTCAGACCACTCTGAGAAATGTCTCAGGGACACAGACCTTGTCCCAGATCTTAGCTGGCCGAGAAGAGATGGCCCATAGCATTCAG ATTTTACTTGATGACGCCACCAAGCTGCGGGGGACCCAGGTGGCCCAAGTAGAAATCAAAGACGGCCGGATTCCCGGGCAGTTGCAGAGgtccatggctgctgaggccaAGGCCACCCAGGAGGCCAGGGCCAGG GTCCTTGCAGCAGAAGGAGAAATGAATGCTTCTAAAGCCCTGAAGTCAGCCGCCATGGTGCTGGCTGAGTCCCCCATCGCCCTCCAGCTGTGTTACCTGCAGACCTTAACCACTGTCACCACAGAGAAGAATTCCACCATTGTTTCCTCTGCCCATGAATGTACTAGAGGGCATTGGTGGCATCAGCTACAGTAA